A single genomic interval of Streptomyces sp. 1222.5 harbors:
- a CDS encoding metal-sensitive transcriptional regulator: protein MTTTEAGATHGYHKQKDEHLKRLRRIEGQIRGLQRMVEEDTYCIDILTQVSASTKALQSFALQLLEEHLRHCVADAALKGGDEIDAKVDEATKAIGRLLRT from the coding sequence ATGACGACGACCGAGGCCGGCGCCACGCACGGCTACCACAAGCAGAAGGACGAGCACCTCAAGCGGCTGCGCCGGATCGAGGGCCAGATCCGCGGGCTGCAGCGGATGGTCGAGGAGGACACGTACTGCATCGACATACTCACGCAGGTCTCCGCCTCCACCAAGGCCCTGCAGTCCTTCGCGCTGCAACTGCTGGAGGAGCACCTGCGGCACTGCGTGGCCGACGCGGCCCTCAAGGGCGGTGACGAGATCGACGCGAAGGTCGACGAGGCGACGAAGGCGATCGGCCGCCTGCTGCGCACCTGA